TTTCATCCATGAAAATCCCCCATCACTAGCAAAGGGGAGGAGGACTTAGCTTTAACACCAGTGAGCTCATCCCAAAGCTGTTTGTGTTCAGTTGTGGAGTTGGGAGCATACACAACCAAAATCTCACAAATAAAGCTCCAGTCTTTTAGGAGTAAGGATCCATCTGTCTCCTTTTTTGCTACCACTTTATCAAACTTATTTTTGTCGCAACAAGCAATAACCCATCCGCTACCCGAAACAGCATCAACGTAGTCCCAATCGGCATCACTTTGCCCCCACCACATCCTCACTCTGAAATCTTGAAGACCTTTGTGTTTGGTTTCGACCAAgcctaaaaaaaatacaattttattcttGTACCAACTTTTTAATTGCAAACTCAATCATTTTAGACTAAATCACAAAACCCTACATAATTAGACTATAAATCCGATGCATAGTGGGTTTTTTTGCATATTCTTATTCTCAATTTCTCAAAGTAATAAAGTACGTATATacgaaaaattgtaaaaaaaaaatacaagttTTAGCATTATTGAATTAAAACCGGCAAGAAGATAGAGTTGGTaagtttatttgaatttaataggTAGAAAGTTAAAATATACATCGTAGATTATGATCAATAAGAAAACTATAAAAAGAAACTCTATTATTAAAACTAGTTCATGGagtaatttgtttatttaatattaagttatgatttttgtatgtctaaataaaaaactaaacacTAATATAACAATTATTGAACAACATGCAGTTTTCAATGAAATCTTGATCGTATGTAAGcaagtactatattttttagaatcgTCTAGATTAATAAATATGGAAACCTTGAATATCTAAAGGAAGTACTGTACTTTTATATTAGATGAAACaatcataatataatcatataaaatctatttaaaataacattagATTATAGTATTAGGCAAAATATAATTACGGAAAAAATATAAGAGAATTACTTATATCGAGACATTATAtcctaaaattatttcattccaAAAGTAATTCATTccaaaatcataataaaattccatcccaaaattaattatttttttcacataatTACCAAATTCTGTTAACCTACAATCTCTCTATATAAACACCGTTCAATCACAAACATCTTCAAACACAAGTACACAACACTCGACTCTTGTTTTCTAAGAAGTGATCAAAATGAGTCGATCAAACGATCAGTTCCGATACAAGGGCGTGGATTTGGAGAAGAGGACAGGCAAGTACTGTGCGCGGATATTCGACGCGGAGGAGAAGACAACTAAGCGAAACAATCTCGGCACATTCGACACGGCCGAGGAGGCCGCCATGGCGTACGACTACGCCGCCCGGTCCATGCACGGCTCCAACGCCTACACCAACTTCGTCTATCCCGACGGCAGGCACCGCGGTTCCCTCACCAACATCACTGCCCCTCATGAGCCCGAGTATGAGCTCTCGCCCGACCACCCCGCCCCTGCCGCCGCCGGCTACAACTACGCCGGCGGCAGCGGCTACAACTCTGGCTACCAGCAGAGCTATTACGGGCAGGGCGAGGGGCAGTATTCAGGACAGGTGGATTACCAGCAAAACACGGGGTTCGGGCAGGTGGAGTACCCGCAGTGGGTGCCGGGGGATGAgctgccgccgctgccgcAGGTCCTCACGAGCTCGGCGGTGGGGTACGGAGGCGGGTATATGCCGCCTCCGGGGGCGGGTAGTAGCTACTCCGGCGGAGGGGGGTATGGGTATGGGAATGGTTGGCAGTGAGAGTTAGTGGTGGTTTATGGTTTAGTGGTGGcttttttgttggatttattAGAATCAATTTTTGcgttttcatttaattaccATTGGATTTATTAGAATCGATGTTAGCGTTTTTCtctagtaactttttttttgtctttccTTTTACTTAATACTAGTATCAACCCCGTGCGTTGCACGAcctattgaattttaaattaaatagtcaattaaataaatgaaatgagaaaatataaaattatatatggtTTATAGatcccaaataaaattatacaactttataaaatatataatatttatgaaataaaaattaaatagtgatacaacataaaagagtttattGACTATGCAATTGTACACATACAGTGATTGACCGGTGTTCAACCTATTATCAATCCAATCTTCCATCAAGGTGAACTCAACtgtatgaaatataatattttttaaataacaaaaacattaaaaatcattatagaatattaaatCTTGAAAGACAACATGAGAAGCATACATCATAGGAAGCTTAATATTCCACTCATAcaacaatttgaaaattttggttttttggttttagatGATTTCCCCAACGGTTCTTCATGC
The Salvia hispanica cultivar TCC Black 2014 unplaced genomic scaffold, UniMelb_Shisp_WGS_1.0 HiC_scaffold_450, whole genome shotgun sequence DNA segment above includes these coding regions:
- the LOC125199308 gene encoding ethylene-responsive transcription factor LEP-like; amino-acid sequence: MSRSNDQFRYKGVDLEKRTGKYCARIFDAEEKTTKRNNLGTFDTAEEAAMAYDYAARSMHGSNAYTNFVYPDGRHRGSLTNITAPHEPEYELSPDHPAPAAAGYNYAGGSGYNSGYQQSYYGQGEGQYSGQVDYQQNTGFGQVEYPQWVPGDELPPLPQVLTSSAVGYGGGYMPPPGAGSSYSGGGGYGYGNGWQ